A single Thiohalobacter thiocyanaticus DNA region contains:
- a CDS encoding dimethyl sulfoxide reductase anchor subunit family protein: MHPAFSVIFLTTLSGVGQGLFLALYTGQVYAVAKVLPGHADTAAFYGLGSLIALLFLGAGLLASFFHLGHPERGWRAIAQWRTSWLSREVIILPAFMGLVFLYGLVHYTGWNPVFFEIGQQANIAIDLSMIVGAITTVFAFALFIATGMIYACIKFLQEWASPLTVINYTLLGSASGFTLATGYAAYQGAPGLLKFYGAWAIILTVASLITRGASLIRNARIKYKSTLQTAIGVRHSNIQQKSQGFMAGSFNTREFFHHKTAAFMKSIKWIFLVLVFPVPVALLALGLSSAALGLLAAAFVVQYLGLIAERWFFFAQANHPQNLYYQTI, from the coding sequence ATGCATCCCGCATTTTCCGTCATCTTCCTCACCACCCTGAGCGGCGTCGGCCAGGGGCTGTTCCTGGCGCTGTACACCGGCCAGGTCTATGCCGTGGCCAAGGTACTGCCGGGACATGCCGACACCGCGGCCTTCTATGGTTTGGGCAGCCTGATCGCCCTGCTGTTCCTGGGCGCCGGCCTGCTCGCCTCCTTCTTCCACCTGGGCCACCCGGAACGCGGCTGGCGCGCCATCGCCCAGTGGCGCACCTCCTGGCTGTCGCGCGAGGTCATCATCCTGCCGGCCTTCATGGGTCTGGTGTTCCTCTACGGCCTGGTTCACTACACCGGCTGGAATCCGGTCTTCTTCGAGATCGGCCAGCAGGCCAACATCGCCATCGACCTGTCCATGATCGTGGGCGCGATCACCACCGTGTTCGCCTTTGCCCTGTTCATCGCCACCGGCATGATCTACGCCTGCATCAAGTTCCTGCAGGAATGGGCCTCGCCGCTGACCGTGATCAACTACACCCTGCTGGGCAGCGCCTCCGGCTTCACCCTGGCGACCGGTTATGCCGCCTACCAGGGCGCTCCGGGCCTGCTCAAGTTCTACGGTGCCTGGGCCATCATCCTGACCGTGGCCTCGCTGATCACCCGCGGCGCCTCGCTGATCCGCAACGCCCGCATCAAGTACAAGTCCACCCTGCAGACCGCCATCGGTGTGCGCCACAGCAACATCCAGCAGAAATCGCAGGGCTTCATGGCCGGCTCCTTCAACACCCGCGAGTTCTTCCACCACAAGACCGCGGCCTTCATGAAGAGCATCAAGTGGATCTTCCTGGTGCTGGTGTTCCCGGTCCCGGTCGCGCTGCTGGCCCTGGGCCTGTCCTCGGCCGCGCTGGGTCTGCTGGCCGCCGCCTTCGTGGTGCAGTACCTCGGCCTGATCGCCGAGCGCTGGTTCTTCTTCGCCCAGGCGAACCACCCGCAGAACCTGTACTATCAGACGATCTGA